The Candidatus Neomarinimicrobiota bacterium genome includes a region encoding these proteins:
- a CDS encoding flagellar protein FlaG, with the protein MEAVVVELAKNSVSNPQIEPVSKVINLKEVNESEKTSETTQDGAVLDINLVDFTELVKNVTDVVQALGTKVSFSFDDRTPNPVIKVMDDESGKQVRQIPREEMLHLMSKLREVSGLIFARSI; encoded by the coding sequence ATGGAAGCTGTAGTCGTAGAACTTGCAAAAAATTCGGTATCCAACCCTCAGATTGAACCTGTTTCAAAAGTGATTAATCTCAAGGAAGTGAACGAATCAGAGAAAACTTCTGAGACCACCCAGGATGGCGCAGTGCTTGATATTAATCTGGTCGATTTCACAGAGCTTGTAAAAAATGTAACTGATGTAGTGCAGGCGCTGGGTACCAAAGTATCATTTTCGTTTGATGACCGAACGCCCAACCCGGTGATCAAGGTTATGGATGATGAATCAGGTAAACAGGTCCGTCAGATACCCAGAGAAGAGATGTTGCATCTCATGTCCAAATTAAGAGAAGTCTCTGGGCTGATTTTCGCGAGGAGTATCTGA